Proteins encoded in a region of the Peromyscus leucopus breed LL Stock chromosome 15, UCI_PerLeu_2.1, whole genome shotgun sequence genome:
- the Eef1aknmt gene encoding eEF1A lysine and N-terminal methyltransferase, translating to MNLLPKSSKEFGSVDYWEKFFQQRGKKSFEWYGTYLELCEVLHKYIRPREKVLVIGCGNSELSEQLYDVGYQDIVNIDISEVAIKQMKERNASRRPHMSFLKMDMTQMEFPDATFQVVLDKGTLDAVLTDEEEKTLQQVDRMLAEVGRVLQVGGRYLCISLAQAHVLKKAVGHFSREGWMVRVHQVADSQDHQVFEAEPRFSLPVFAFVMTKFRPVPGSALQIFELCTQEQGKPARLESADRLAEAVRERQHYAWLCSQLRRKAGLGSVSLDLCSGDTGEPRYTLHVVDNPTVKPSRDNHFAIFIIPQGRETEWLFGMDEGRKQLAASAGFRRLVTVALHRGQPYDGMESIQAELSPRVMELAPAGMPPQQQVPFLSVGGDIGVRTVRHQDHSALSGDYVIEDVQGEDRWYFRRLIFLSNRNVVQSEARLLKDVSHRAQKKRKKDRKKERPADTSEDSPPAPGQSIDKSYLCCEHHKAMIAGLALLRNPELLLETPLTLLVVGLGGGSLPLFVHDHFPKSCVDAIEIDPSMLEVATQWFGFSQSDRMKVHIADGLDYINSLAGGEERPHYDVIMFDVDSKDPTLGMSCPPPAFVDQLFLQKVKSILSREGIFILNLVCRDLELKASVLAGLKAAFPLLYVRRIEGEVNEILFCQLQPEQKLATPELLEMAQALERTLRKPGQAWDDTYVLSDMLKTVKIV from the exons ATGAATCTCTTACCTAAAAGCTCCAAGGAGTTTGGCTCTGTTGACTACTGGGAGAAGTTCTTCCAGCAGCGAGGAAAGAAATCTTTCGAGTGGTATGGCACCTATCTGGAACTGTGCGAGGTGCTGCACAAATACATCAGGCCCAGGGAAAAG gtGCTTGTGATTGGATGTGGCAACTCAGAGCTAAGTGAGCAACTGTATGACGTGGGCTATCAAGATATAGTGAATATTGACATCAGTGAGGTTGCCATCAAGCAAATGAAGGAGCGCAATGCCAGCCGACGGCCCCACATGAGTTTCTTGAAGATGGACATGACGCAGATGGAGTTTCCTGACGCCACGTTCCAGGTGGTGTTGGACAAGGGCACGCTGGATGCTGTCCTgacagatgaggaggaaaagacCCTGCAGCAGGTGGACAGGATGCTGGCCGAGGTTGGCCGTGTCCTGCAGGTGGGCGGCCGCTACCTCTGCATCTCCCTGGCTCAGGCTCACGTCCTGAAGAAAGCAGTGGGTCACTTCTCTCGGGAGGGGTGGATGGTGAGGGTGCACCAAGTGGCCGACAGCCAGGACCACCAGGTGTTTGAAGCAGAACCCCGGTTCtccctgcctgtctttgccttcgTCATGACCAAGTTCAGGCCGGTCCCTGGCTCTGCCCTTCAGATCTTTGAGCTGTGTACTCAGGAGCAGGGCAAGCCGGCGCGGCTGGAGAGTGCCGACCGGCTGGCCGAGGCTGTGCGGGAGCGCCAgcactatgcttggctgtgtaGCCAGCTGCGCCGCAAGGCCGGGCTGGGGAGTGTGTCCCTGGACTTGTGCAGTGGGGACACTGGGGAGCCACGCTACACCCTCCACGTGGTGGACAACCCCACTGTGAAACCATCGCGGGACAATCATTTTGCCATTTTCATCA TACCCCAGGGCCGGGAGACCGAGTGGCTCTTTGGCATGGATGAGGGCCGGAAGCAGCTGGCAGCCAGTGCAGGCTTCAGGAGGCTGGTCACAGTGGCTCTTCACCGAGGCCAGCCGTATGATGGCATGGAGAGCATTCAAGCAGAGCTGTCACCCAGGGTCATGGAACTGGCCCCGGCCGGGATGCCTCCCCAGCAGCAG GTTCCCTTCCTGTCTGTGGGTGGGGACATTGGAGTCCGGACTGTTCGTCATCAGGACCACAGTGCCTTGAGTGGTGACTATGTTATCGAGGACGTACAAGGCGAAGATAGGTGGTACTTTCGGCGGCTCATCTTCCTCAGCAACAGGAACGTGGTGCAGTCGGAAGCCAGGCTGCTGAAGGATGTGTCTCATAGAG CCCAGAAGAAACGgaaaaaggacaggaagaaagagcGACCTGCTGATACTTCCGAGGActcccctcctgccccagggCAGTCCATCGATAAGAGTTATCTCTGTTGTGAACACCATAAAGCCATGATCGCTGGCCTTGCCCTGCTCAGAAACCCGGAGCTGCTCTTAG AGACCCCACTGACATTATTGGTAGTGGGCCTGGGTGGGGGAAGTCTCCCCCTCTTTGTTCATGATCATTTCCCCAAGTCTTGTGTCGATGCCATTGAGATTGACCCGTCCATGTTGGAAGTGGCCACCCAGTGGTTTGGCTTCTCACAGAGTGACCGGATGAAGGTTCACATTGCAGATGGCCTGGACTACATTAACAGCCTGGCAGGAGGAGAAG AACGACCTCACTATGATGTGATCATGTTTGATGTAGACAGTAAGGATCCAACACTGGGAATGAGTTGTCCTCCCCCAGCATTTGTGGACCAGCTTTTCCTGCAGAAGGTCAAAAGCATCCTATCTCGTGAAG GGATCTTTATCCTTAACCTCGTGTGTCGTGACCTGGAGTTAAAAGCCTCGGTGCTGGCTGGACTCAAGGCCGCCTTCCCTCTCCTGTATGTCCGGCGAATTGAGGGCGAAGTGAATGAGATCCTGTTCTGTCAGCTGCAACCAGAGCAGAAGCTTGCTACCCCAGAACTCCTGGAAATGGCCCAGGCTTTGGAGCGGACCCTGAGGAAGCCTGGGCAGGCTTGGGATGACACCTATGTCCTGTCAGATATGCTGAAGACTGTGAAGATTGTGTGA